The Xanthomonas rydalmerensis genomic interval CGCGTCCAGCGGCTACGGCCTGGCCTCGCGCATCACCGCCGCGTTCGGTTTCGGCGCCGCCACCCTCGGCGTGTTCTTCGAGAAGCCCGGCAGCGAGAAGAAGGCCGGCACCGCCGGTTGGTACAACGCCGCCGCGTTCGACAAGCAGGCCAAGGCCGATGGCCTGTACAGCAAGTCGATCAACGGCGACGCGTTCTCCGACCAGGCGCGCGAGAAGGTGATCGAGCTGATCAAGCAGGACATGGGCGGCCAGGTCGACCTGGTGGTGTATTCGCTGGCCTCGCCGGTGCGCAAGCTGCCGAGCACCGGCGAAGTGAAGCGCTCGGCGCTCAAGCCGATCGGCCAGACCTACACCGCCACCGCCATCGATACGAACAAGGACGCCATCATCGAGGCGTCGATCGAGCCGGCCACCGAGCAGGAGATCGAAGACACCATCACCGTGATGGGCGGGCAGGACTGGGAACTGTGGATCGACGCACTGGACGCCGCCGGCGTGCTCGCCCCGGGCGCGCGCACCGTCGCCTTCAGCTACATCGGCACCGAGATCACCTGGCCGATCTACTGGCACGGCGCACTGGGCAAGGCCAAGGTCGACCTCGACCAGACCGCGCAGCGCCTGCACGCGCGCCTGCAGCCGCACGGCGGCACGGCCAACGTGGCGGTGCTGAAATCGGTGGTGACCCAGGCCAGCGCGGCGATCCCGGTGATGCCGCTGTACATCTCCATGGTCTACAAGATCATGAAGGAAAAGGGCCTGCACGAAGGCACCATCGAACAGGCCGACCGCCTGTTCCGCGAGCGCCTGTATCGCGAGGACGGCCAGCCGGCCGCCACCGACGACGAGAACCGCCTGCGCCTGGACGACTGGGAACTGCGCGACGACGTGCAGGACGCCTGCAAGGCGCTGTGGCCGCAGGTGACCACCGAGAACCTGTTCCAGCTCACCGACTACGCCGGCTACAAACACGAGTTCCTCAAGCTGTTCGGCTTCGAGCGCAAGGACGTGGATTACGACGCCGAGGTCGACCCCGACGTGAAGTTCGATTGCGTGGAGCTCTGAGGGGCGGGGATTCGGGAGTGGGGATTCGGGAGTCGTCTTGATCCCGAAGCCCGGACAGAACATGCGGCCGGCAGCGATGTCGGCCGTTTTCTTTTTCCGGTGGCCACCGCGGCGATGGCGAGGCCGAGATGAGCGGTGCCTGCGTAGCGAAGCAGGCGAGGGCGATGCAGTTGCGGCAGGCCAAGGCCGTGCAGTGGATTAGCGGCGCTGCCCGCAACACCCAAGCAGCGACATGTGCGCCATTGCGCTCGCACCGCGCACCGCCAACGTGCGATTGCCGGTCGCGGCTAAAGCCGCTCCTACAAGAAGAGCGCCCGCTGCACCCGGAGGAGCGGCTTCAGCCGCGACAAGCGAAGCCGCGGTGCCGGAACTGCCCGCACAGCATCAAGCATCAGGACTAAAAAACCCGCCGCAGCGCAGCGCCAATCCGCAAGTAAAACCCACACCGCCAGCGCCGCAAAACCAATCCCCAATCCCCAATCCCCAATCCCGGCCTTTCAACGCCTCACATCGAACCGCGTCGCCCCCACGCAGGCCTGCACCTCGGCCTCGCTCAGCGCAAGCACGTCGCCCGGCAGCGTGTGCTTGAGGCAGCCGGCGGCCAGGCCGAAGCGGATCGTGGCGGTGTCGTCCCAGCCCTGGCTCAAGCCGTGCAGCACGCCGGCGGCGAAGGCATCGCCGCCGCCGATGCGGTCGACGATGCCGCTCAGTTCCTCGGCCGGTGCCTGCGCCACGCTGCCGTCGCGGCGCAGTAGCATCGCGCCCAGGCTGTGTCGGTCCACGCTGTGCGCCACGCGCTGGGTGCAGGCCATCGCCTGCAGCTGCGGGAACGCTGCGAAGGCATCGCGCGCGCCGGCCTCCACCCGCGCCTGCACGCTGTCCTGCGGGTAGCGGTGGCCCAGCACCACTTCCAGGTCGCGGTAGTCGGCGAACAGCACGTCCGCCTGCGCCAGCAGCTGCCGCAGGATGCCCGGCGCATCGCCGTTCCAGGCCTCCCACAGTTTGGGCCGATAGTTGCCGTCGAACGATACCCGCACCCCGGCCGCGCGTGCCGCCTGTGCCGCCGTCAGCGCCGCGGCGGCGCCACGTTCGCCCAGTGCCGGGGTCACCCCGGACAGGTGCAGCCACTGCGCGCCGTGCAGCAGCGCCGGCCAGTCGTGCCGGTC includes:
- the fabV gene encoding enoyl-ACP reductase FabV; translated protein: MIIHPKVRGFICTTTHPLGCERNVLEQIAATRARGVRHDGPKNVLVIGASSGYGLASRITAAFGFGAATLGVFFEKPGSEKKAGTAGWYNAAAFDKQAKADGLYSKSINGDAFSDQAREKVIELIKQDMGGQVDLVVYSLASPVRKLPSTGEVKRSALKPIGQTYTATAIDTNKDAIIEASIEPATEQEIEDTITVMGGQDWELWIDALDAAGVLAPGARTVAFSYIGTEITWPIYWHGALGKAKVDLDQTAQRLHARLQPHGGTANVAVLKSVVTQASAAIPVMPLYISMVYKIMKEKGLHEGTIEQADRLFRERLYREDGQPAATDDENRLRLDDWELRDDVQDACKALWPQVTTENLFQLTDYAGYKHEFLKLFGFERKDVDYDAEVDPDVKFDCVEL
- a CDS encoding sugar kinase, which produces MTASRIVCFGELLLRLGAPGHERLLQTPRLEVQVGGAEANVGVALAHFGHAVSVVSVLPDNPLGQAAAGELRRHGVDTAGVRFVPGRMGLYFLSTGAGHRPSEVTYDRAGSAFALDAGDRHDWPALLHGAQWLHLSGVTPALGERGAAAALTAAQAARAAGVRVSFDGNYRPKLWEAWNGDAPGILRQLLAQADVLFADYRDLEVVLGHRYPQDSVQARVEAGARDAFAAFPQLQAMACTQRVAHSVDRHSLGAMLLRRDGSVAQAPAEELSGIVDRIGGGDAFAAGVLHGLSQGWDDTATIRFGLAAGCLKHTLPGDVLALSEAEVQACVGATRFDVRR